In Agrobacterium sp. RAC06, a single window of DNA contains:
- the cobU gene encoding bifunctional adenosylcobinamide kinase/adenosylcobinamide-phosphate guanylyltransferase has protein sequence MTPSDSRSILVLGGARSGKSRFAEGLARNSALEKIYLATGRAWDDEMRTRIESHKADRANDGWTTHEEPVDLVGALKALDKPGRVILVDCLTLWVTNLMMEEGRDVDADGAALAASLGELKATVIFVSNEVGLGIVPENKMARAFRDHAGRLHQAIAAEAAEVYFIAAGLPLKMKG, from the coding sequence ATGACCCCATCCGATTCCCGATCCATCCTGGTTCTCGGTGGCGCCCGCTCGGGCAAGTCGCGCTTTGCCGAGGGTTTGGCGCGCAATTCGGCGCTTGAGAAGATCTACCTAGCCACGGGACGCGCCTGGGACGACGAGATGCGTACCCGCATCGAGAGCCACAAGGCCGACCGAGCCAATGACGGTTGGACGACGCATGAGGAGCCCGTCGATCTCGTCGGGGCACTGAAGGCGCTGGACAAGCCTGGGCGGGTGATCCTCGTCGACTGCCTGACCCTCTGGGTCACCAATCTGATGATGGAAGAAGGCCGTGACGTCGACGCAGACGGCGCGGCACTCGCCGCAAGTCTTGGGGAACTCAAGGCCACCGTCATATTTGTCTCCAATGAAGTCGGCCTCGGCATCGTGCCCGAAAACAAAATGGCTCGCGCCTTCCGCGACCATGCCGGCCGTCTTCACCAAGCCATCGCCGCCGAGGCGGCTGAAGTCTATTTTATCGCGGCAGGTTTGCCGTTGAAAATGAAGGGTTGA
- the cobW gene encoding cobalamin biosynthesis protein CobW, with protein sequence MLQQKIPATVITGFLGAGKTTIIRNMLMNAGGKKIALIINEFGDLGVDGDVLKGCGADNCTEDDIIELTNGCICCTVADDFVPTMLKLLERDVKPDHIVIETSGLALPQPLVAAFNWPDIRTRVTVDGVVTVVDSAAVAAGRFADDHDAVAAQRAEDDNLDHESPIEELFEDQLTCADLIVLNKTDLLDAAGIAAVRAEVTGRTSRKPSIIEAKNGEVPSLVLLGIGASTEDDIENRKSHHEMEHEALHASGEDHDHHHDHDEFESFVLKLGAINDASDFIDRLKPVIEKHDILRLKGFIDVPGKPMRLVIQAVGTRIETYFDRPWTSAEKRETRIVVIGLHEWDFGAVVEDVQAAAG encoded by the coding sequence ATGTTGCAGCAAAAGATCCCCGCCACCGTCATCACCGGCTTTCTGGGGGCCGGCAAGACCACCATCATCCGTAACATGCTGATGAATGCTGGCGGCAAGAAGATCGCGCTGATCATCAATGAATTCGGCGATCTCGGCGTCGATGGCGACGTGCTGAAGGGCTGCGGCGCCGACAACTGCACCGAAGATGACATCATTGAACTCACCAATGGCTGCATCTGCTGCACGGTCGCCGACGACTTCGTTCCGACCATGCTGAAGCTGCTCGAACGTGACGTGAAGCCCGACCATATCGTCATCGAAACCTCTGGCCTCGCACTGCCGCAGCCGCTGGTCGCCGCATTCAACTGGCCCGATATCCGCACCCGCGTCACCGTCGATGGTGTCGTGACCGTCGTCGACAGCGCTGCCGTCGCCGCCGGTCGTTTTGCCGACGACCACGACGCCGTCGCCGCCCAGCGCGCCGAGGACGACAATCTCGACCACGAAAGCCCGATCGAGGAACTCTTCGAGGACCAGCTGACCTGCGCCGATCTCATCGTCCTCAACAAGACCGATCTGCTCGACGCTGCCGGCATTGCCGCCGTGCGCGCCGAGGTGACCGGCCGCACCAGCCGCAAGCCCTCGATAATCGAGGCGAAGAACGGCGAAGTGCCCTCGCTGGTCCTGCTCGGCATCGGCGCCAGCACCGAAGACGACATCGAAAACCGCAAGTCGCATCACGAGATGGAGCACGAGGCGCTGCATGCCTCGGGCGAAGATCACGACCATCATCATGACCATGACGAGTTCGAAAGCTTCGTCCTGAAGCTCGGCGCCATCAACGACGCTTCCGATTTCATCGACCGCCTGAAGCCGGTTATCGAGAAGCACGACATCCTGCGCCTGAAGGGCTTCATCGACGTGCCCGGCAAGCCGATGCGCCTTGTCATCCAGGCCGTCGGCACACGCATCGAAACTTATTTCGACCGTCCCTGGACAAGCGCCGAAAAGCGCGAGACGCGCATCGTCGTCATCGGCCTGCATGAATGGGATTTCGGCGCCGTCGTCGAGGACGTTCAGGCGGCGGCCGGCTGA
- a CDS encoding TSUP family transporter, with product MADLAFQALLLLFIAAFIAGFIDSIAGGGGLITIPAMLIAGIPPLETLGTNKLQSMFGAGSATLAYARKGHVDLRKQLPMAVMAVIGGAIGALIATVVPGDVLRVLMPFLLVAIALYFALKPNISDEDRHQRMTPFVFGVTLVPLIGLYDGVFGPGTGSFFMLAFVSLAGFGMLKATAHTKLLNLGSNLGAFLIFVASGVVLWKVGLLMGVGQFLGAQTGSRFAMSKGAKIIKPLLVVTCVALAIRLLADPTNPIRVWIGV from the coding sequence GTGGCCGATCTCGCTTTCCAAGCTTTGCTGCTGCTGTTCATTGCCGCCTTCATCGCCGGCTTCATCGATTCGATTGCGGGTGGCGGCGGGCTGATTACCATTCCCGCGATGCTGATTGCCGGCATTCCGCCGCTGGAAACGCTGGGCACCAACAAGCTGCAGTCGATGTTCGGCGCAGGGTCGGCAACGCTCGCCTATGCGCGCAAAGGTCACGTGGATCTGAGGAAGCAGCTGCCGATGGCTGTCATGGCGGTGATCGGTGGTGCCATCGGTGCCCTGATCGCAACTGTGGTGCCAGGCGACGTGCTGCGGGTGCTCATGCCCTTCCTGCTGGTCGCCATCGCGCTCTATTTTGCGCTGAAGCCGAACATTTCCGACGAAGACCGCCATCAGCGCATGACGCCCTTCGTCTTCGGCGTGACGCTTGTGCCGCTGATCGGCCTCTATGACGGCGTCTTCGGCCCCGGCACCGGCTCCTTCTTCATGCTCGCCTTCGTCTCGCTTGCCGGCTTCGGCATGCTCAAGGCGACGGCACATACGAAGCTTCTGAACCTCGGCTCGAATCTCGGCGCCTTCCTGATCTTCGTCGCCAGCGGCGTCGTGCTCTGGAAAGTCGGCCTCCTGATGGGCGTCGGCCAGTTCCTCGGCGCCCAGACCGGTTCGCGTTTCGCCATGAGCAAGGGGGCCAAGATCATCAAGCCGCTGCTGGTCGTCACCTGCGTGGCACTTGCCATCCGCCTGTTGGCGGACCCGACCAACCCGATCCGGGTTTGGATCGGGGTGTGA
- a CDS encoding GFA family protein: MSDVQQSDPMALRGHCLCGGVRFRTSGPVRSSGHCHCESCRRVASSPVTTFFTVPRDSARLEGDSLHFYASSPGVRRGFCSNCGSPMSFETERRPDDIDFYVASLDDGLSVAIREHWHWDERVDWLNIVDDLPKGQGGVS, translated from the coding sequence ATGTCTGACGTTCAACAGAGTGACCCGATGGCCTTGCGGGGGCATTGCCTTTGTGGAGGTGTGCGCTTCCGTACCTCTGGGCCCGTCCGCAGCTCTGGTCATTGCCATTGCGAGAGCTGCCGCAGGGTTGCCTCTTCGCCTGTAACGACCTTCTTCACCGTTCCGCGCGACAGCGCGCGCCTCGAAGGAGACAGTCTGCACTTTTACGCCTCATCCCCGGGTGTGCGGCGCGGCTTCTGCAGCAATTGCGGGTCGCCCATGTCGTTCGAGACTGAGCGACGGCCTGATGATATCGATTTCTATGTCGCGAGCCTTGATGATGGGCTTTCCGTAGCGATCCGCGAGCACTGGCACTGGGACGAGCGCGTCGACTGGCTCAACATAGTGGACGACTTGCCAAAGGGGCAAGGTGGCGTCTCTTGA
- a CDS encoding sirohydrochlorin chelatase — translation MAEKLGIMVCGHGSRNQNAAKEFAVIAEALRARNPHMPVEYGYLEFCNPVISAGLDSLREQGVTRVLAVPGMLFAAGHAKNDIPSVLNTYQAQHKDFVINYGRELGIDLKMIRAAGDRIQTAVDEANDTLGFVDKHETLLMVVGRGSSDPDANSNATKVMRMLWEGMGFGWGETCYSGVTFPLVEPGLTHAAKLGYKRIVVFPYFLFTGVLVKRIYSYTDEVAARYPEIQFVKASYLNDHPLVLDAFQDRVREILEGAAVMNCQMCKYREQVLGFEADVGQPQESHHHHVEGIGGGLENCPCKGDCDASCRDPDFCREHGLPWTPVHSHAQPAPLKPVAVEPAFDYAPSFTLGGKYAVLKDKTPDAELQAVMDAPSSGKAAHHEHGPNCGCGHHEHDHGHDHSHDHGHDHHHDGHDHGHHNHAHGHEHAHEHEHGHSHGHDHHHAPYPHADHPLGPKSMQKKK, via the coding sequence ATGGCGGAAAAACTCGGAATCATGGTCTGCGGCCACGGCAGCCGCAATCAGAACGCTGCGAAGGAATTCGCCGTGATTGCAGAGGCGCTGCGCGCCCGCAATCCGCACATGCCGGTCGAATATGGCTATCTCGAATTCTGCAATCCGGTGATTTCAGCCGGTCTCGACAGCCTGCGCGAACAGGGCGTGACCCGCGTGCTTGCGGTCCCCGGCATGCTGTTTGCCGCAGGCCACGCCAAGAACGACATCCCTTCGGTGCTCAACACCTACCAGGCGCAGCACAAGGATTTCGTCATCAATTACGGCCGTGAGCTCGGCATCGACCTGAAGATGATCCGCGCCGCCGGTGACCGCATCCAGACGGCTGTCGACGAGGCGAACGATACCCTTGGTTTCGTCGACAAACACGAGACGCTGCTGATGGTGGTCGGTCGCGGCTCGTCCGATCCGGACGCCAACTCCAACGCCACCAAGGTCATGCGCATGCTCTGGGAAGGCATGGGGTTCGGTTGGGGCGAGACCTGCTATTCGGGCGTGACCTTCCCGCTGGTCGAGCCGGGTCTGACCCATGCTGCAAAGCTGGGCTACAAGCGCATCGTCGTCTTCCCCTATTTCCTCTTCACCGGCGTCCTGGTGAAGCGCATCTACAGCTATACCGACGAGGTGGCAGCGCGCTATCCGGAGATCCAGTTCGTCAAGGCGAGCTACCTGAACGACCACCCGCTGGTGCTCGATGCCTTCCAGGATCGCGTCAGGGAGATCCTCGAGGGTGCCGCTGTGATGAACTGCCAGATGTGCAAGTATCGCGAACAGGTACTCGGATTCGAAGCCGATGTCGGCCAGCCGCAGGAGAGCCACCACCACCATGTGGAGGGTATCGGCGGTGGCCTGGAAAACTGTCCCTGCAAGGGCGATTGCGATGCCTCCTGCCGCGATCCCGATTTCTGTCGCGAGCATGGTCTGCCCTGGACGCCGGTGCACAGCCATGCGCAACCGGCACCTTTGAAGCCCGTTGCCGTGGAGCCGGCCTTCGACTACGCGCCGTCCTTCACTTTGGGCGGCAAATATGCAGTCCTCAAAGACAAGACGCCGGATGCCGAACTGCAGGCCGTGATGGACGCGCCTTCCTCGGGCAAGGCGGCGCATCACGAGCACGGACCGAATTGTGGCTGCGGTCACCACGAGCATGATCATGGGCACGATCACAGCCATGACCATGGGCACGACCATCACCATGATGGCCATGATCACGGCCATCACAATCATGCTCATGGCCATGAGCATGCACATGAGCATGAGCATGGCCATTCGCATGGTCACGATCACCACCATGCGCCTTATCCCCATGCCGACCATCCGCTGGGGCCGAAGTCGATGCAGAAGAAAAAGTGA
- the cobO gene encoding cob(I)yrinic acid a,c-diamide adenosyltransferase: MTEETIATGETDLARHAEKMAKKKAARDKIMATKTGEKGLIIVHTGKGKGKSSAAFGMIFRHIAHGKKCAVVQFIKGAMSTGERDMILKHFSELCDFHTMGEGFTWETQDKARDIAMAQAAWEKAKELIRDPANSMVLLDEVNIAIRYDYIDLAEVLEFLATEKPPMTHVVLTGRNAKDELIELADLVTEMELVKHPFRSGIKAQIGVEY, translated from the coding sequence ATGACTGAGGAAACGATTGCCACTGGCGAGACCGATCTCGCCCGCCATGCGGAAAAGATGGCCAAGAAGAAGGCTGCCCGCGACAAGATCATGGCGACCAAGACGGGCGAAAAAGGCCTGATCATCGTTCATACCGGCAAGGGCAAGGGCAAGTCCTCTGCTGCCTTCGGCATGATTTTCCGGCACATCGCACACGGCAAGAAATGCGCCGTGGTCCAGTTCATCAAGGGCGCCATGTCAACAGGCGAACGGGACATGATCCTCAAGCATTTCTCGGAGCTGTGCGACTTCCACACCATGGGTGAAGGCTTCACCTGGGAAACCCAGGACAAGGCGCGCGACATTGCGATGGCGCAGGCCGCCTGGGAGAAGGCCAAGGAATTGATCCGCGATCCCGCCAATTCCATGGTGCTGCTCGATGAGGTGAACATCGCCATCCGCTACGACTACATCGATCTGGCGGAGGTGCTGGAATTCCTGGCAACCGAAAAACCACCGATGACCCATGTCGTCTTGACCGGTCGCAACGCCAAGGACGAACTGATTGAACTTGCCGATCTCGTGACGGAGATGGAACTGGTGAAGCATCCCTTCCGCTCGGGCATCAAGGCTCAGATCGGAGTGGAGTACTGA
- a CDS encoding HAD-IA family hydrolase has protein sequence MKLVLFDCDGTLVDSAGLIHEVMRHTFIAFGKPEPAVETTKSIIGLTLDIAIARMDGKPHADDEAVAMAAHYKAIFADVRRDSGFGETMFDGIREVLDALIAREDVWLGAVTGKSRRGLETILEGHGLKPHFLFCRTADDCPSKPHPAMVTECCDEAGIAPRETIVIGDAIYDMQMAKAAGATAIGVAWGYAKADDLWKAGADAVVERPVDLLAYIH, from the coding sequence ATGAAGCTTGTTCTGTTCGATTGCGACGGCACGCTGGTCGACAGCGCCGGCCTGATCCATGAAGTCATGCGCCACACCTTCATCGCCTTCGGCAAGCCGGAGCCAGCCGTCGAGACGACCAAGTCGATCATCGGGTTGACGCTCGACATCGCGATCGCCCGTATGGACGGCAAGCCGCATGCTGATGACGAAGCGGTCGCCATGGCTGCCCATTACAAGGCGATTTTCGCTGATGTCCGCCGAGACTCTGGTTTTGGCGAGACCATGTTCGACGGCATCCGCGAAGTCCTGGATGCGCTCATCGCCCGCGAGGACGTCTGGCTCGGCGCCGTCACCGGCAAGTCGCGGCGCGGGCTGGAAACCATTCTTGAAGGTCATGGGCTGAAGCCCCATTTCCTCTTCTGCCGGACAGCCGACGACTGCCCGTCAAAGCCGCATCCGGCCATGGTGACCGAATGCTGTGACGAGGCGGGCATTGCGCCGCGCGAGACCATCGTCATTGGCGATGCGATCTACGACATGCAGATGGCGAAGGCCGCTGGGGCAACCGCGATCGGTGTCGCCTGGGGTTATGCCAAGGCCGACGATCTCTGGAAGGCTGGTGCCGATGCCGTGGTCGAGCGTCCGGTCGACCTTCTGGCCTATATCCACTAG
- a CDS encoding ATP12 family chaperone protein has translation MRDELSQDIFGTFIPEPSHEDPVRRAQIQMKRPLPKRFYEAVGTEARDDGYSITLDGKPVKTPAKNLLTLPNREAAELVVAEWAGQGEFIDPATMPITKLANTAIDAVSNSLDDVFHEIVRFAGTDLLCYRADGPKELIDRQSARWDPLLAWVSTAHGARFILVEGVMHQEQPQEAIGAYARALERYRDPFQISCLNVVTTLTGSAVLTLAFAEGAFDLDDIWSLAHLDEDWTIEHWGSDAEAEARREARYGEFASAASLFAVLQAAS, from the coding sequence ATGCGCGACGAACTCAGCCAGGACATTTTCGGGACCTTCATTCCGGAGCCGAGCCATGAGGATCCGGTGCGCCGGGCGCAGATCCAGATGAAGCGGCCGCTGCCGAAGCGCTTCTACGAGGCCGTCGGCACCGAGGCACGCGATGATGGCTACTCGATCACACTCGACGGCAAGCCGGTCAAGACGCCAGCGAAGAACCTGCTGACGCTGCCGAATCGTGAGGCTGCGGAACTCGTGGTCGCCGAATGGGCCGGCCAGGGCGAATTCATCGACCCGGCGACCATGCCGATCACCAAACTCGCGAATACCGCCATCGATGCCGTTTCGAACAGCCTGGACGACGTGTTCCACGAGATCGTCCGTTTCGCGGGCACCGATCTGCTCTGCTACCGCGCGGACGGCCCGAAGGAGCTGATCGACCGTCAGTCGGCCCGCTGGGACCCTTTGCTTGCCTGGGTATCGACTGCGCACGGCGCCCGCTTCATCCTTGTCGAAGGCGTGATGCATCAGGAACAGCCGCAGGAGGCAATCGGCGCCTACGCTCGGGCGCTGGAGCGCTACCGCGATCCCTTCCAGATCTCCTGCCTCAACGTGGTGACGACGCTGACGGGTTCTGCTGTGCTGACCCTTGCATTTGCCGAGGGCGCCTTTGATCTGGATGACATCTGGTCGCTTGCCCATCTCGACGAGGACTGGACGATCGAGCATTGGGGTTCCGATGCTGAGGCCGAAGCGCGTCGTGAGGCCCGTTACGGCGAGTTCGCATCGGCAGCGTCACTCTTCGCGGTCCTTCAGGCAGCAAGTTAA
- the cobN gene encoding cobaltochelatase subunit CobN, with product MHLLLAQKGSISDGDEAIDLGQTPGDVLFLSAADTELAAIAAAVEARGEQVVRWRLASLMTLKHPMSVDTYIERTARHARLIVVRALGGASYFHYALEALHASARRSGTAIVVLPGDDKPDEGLAPFQACVDDDRQALWTYLTEGGAGNASAFVSYAEAMLGGDERPEPARPLLKAGIWWPGRGVIGVEEWERLAFAAPPSGLPAISPTRGESGFVAGGVPPSPRSRGEGARRSGATSCAGDEGQTAEHDQPLTLTLSLAAGRGNIAPLCFYRALVQSGETAPVEAMVEALKAEGLIPLPVFVSSLKDQVSVDTLRAIFNRFPPSVVINTTGFAVSTPGAEKPSTVLDETDAVVLQAIFSSSLRATWESSSQGLSARDLAMSVALPEVDGRVLTRAVSFKSKARFDERVEANLVSHEPDAGRMRFVAELAANWAKLRATDPADRHVALVMANYPNRDGRLGNGVGLDTPAGTIEVMRAMRDAGYDIADLPADGDALMQALMAGPTNAANDGRVIRERLSISDYIKFFDDLPKEVQERVTARWGAPEADPFHLEGAFALPLMRFGKLMIGIQPARGYNIDPKETYHSPDLVPPHGYLAFYAFLRREFGAQALIHMGKHGNLEWLPGKALALSETCFPEAVFGPLPHLYPFIVNDPGEGTQAKRRSSAVIIDHLTPPLTRAESYGPLKDLEALVDEYYEASGGDPRRLVLLKKQILELIADIGLDQDAGIAKGEADETALEKLDAYLCDLKEMQIRDGLHIFGLAPEGRLLTDLVVALARVPRGQGNGGDASLQRAIAGDLLKTEGFDPLDCVMSAPWAGPTPAILADLTEAPWRTHGDTVERIELLAAQLVAGEIACPDDWPCTRAVLAEIETRLKPAVVSSGPAEINGLLKGLAGQFVSPGPSGAPTRGRPDVLPTGRNFYSVDSRAVPTPAAYELGKKSAELLIQRYVQDHGEWPVSFGITAWGTSNMRTGGDDIAQALALIGVKPLWDMASRRVTGFEVIPIAMLGRPRVDVTLRISGFFRDAFPEQIALFDKAVRAVASLDEDEGDNPIAARVRAETEVLIAEGLDEKQAARRAGYRVFGSKPGAYGAGLQALMDEKGWNDRADLAESYLVWGGYAYGAGEEGKAERGLFEERLRSVQAVVQNQDNREHDLLDSDDYYQFEGGMTAAIEHVAGVRPKVYHNDHSRPEKPVIRSLEEEIGRVVRARVVNPKWIEGVMRHGYKGAFEMTATVDYMFAFAATTGAVRDHHFEAVYQAFILDERVRDFMADKNAPAQRELADRLIEAIERGLWTPKSNSAKFTLSELAEGELHV from the coding sequence ATGCATCTCCTGCTTGCCCAGAAGGGATCGATCAGCGACGGCGACGAGGCGATCGATCTCGGCCAGACGCCGGGGGACGTGTTGTTTCTCTCTGCGGCGGACACGGAGCTTGCGGCAATAGCCGCAGCTGTCGAGGCGAGGGGCGAACAGGTGGTTCGCTGGCGGCTTGCCAGCCTGATGACGCTGAAGCATCCGATGTCGGTCGATACCTATATCGAGCGCACGGCGCGGCATGCGCGGCTGATCGTGGTGCGGGCTCTGGGTGGGGCTAGCTACTTCCACTATGCGCTGGAAGCGCTACATGCCTCAGCCCGCCGCAGCGGTACGGCAATCGTTGTGTTGCCTGGCGATGACAAGCCGGACGAGGGGCTAGCACCGTTCCAGGCTTGCGTTGATGACGACCGGCAAGCGCTCTGGACCTATCTCACCGAAGGCGGGGCGGGCAATGCCTCGGCCTTCGTCTCCTATGCCGAGGCTATGCTGGGTGGGGACGAACGTCCGGAACCGGCGCGCCCGCTGCTGAAGGCCGGCATCTGGTGGCCGGGAAGGGGTGTGATCGGGGTCGAGGAGTGGGAGAGGCTGGCGTTTGCGGCACCCCCCTCTGGCCTGCCGGCCATCTCCCCCACAAGGGGGGAGAGCGGCTTCGTGGCTGGCGGCGTGCCTCCTTCTCCCCGTTCACGGGGAGAAGGTGCCCGGAGGTCAGGCGCAACAAGTTGCGCCGGGGATGAGGGGCAGACCGCCGAGCACGATCAGCCCCTCACCCTGACCCTCTCCTTGGCTGCGGGGAGAGGGAATATCGCCCCCCTCTGCTTCTATCGCGCCCTCGTACAGAGCGGCGAAACGGCACCCGTCGAAGCCATGGTCGAAGCCTTGAAGGCTGAGGGACTGATACCGCTACCGGTCTTCGTCTCGAGCCTCAAGGATCAGGTCTCGGTCGATACGCTCCGCGCCATCTTCAACCGATTCCCGCCATCTGTTGTCATCAACACCACCGGTTTCGCCGTCTCGACGCCTGGCGCGGAAAAGCCGTCGACGGTGCTCGACGAGACCGATGCTGTCGTCCTGCAGGCGATTTTCTCGTCCTCGCTGCGCGCCACCTGGGAGAGTTCGAGCCAGGGCTTGAGCGCCCGCGATCTGGCGATGAGCGTCGCTTTGCCGGAAGTCGATGGCCGGGTGCTGACCCGCGCCGTCTCCTTCAAGTCCAAGGCGCGCTTTGACGAGCGGGTCGAGGCAAATCTGGTCAGCCACGAGCCGGATGCCGGCCGCATGCGTTTCGTTGCCGAACTGGCGGCGAACTGGGCGAAGCTCCGGGCAACTGATCCCGCCGACCGCCACGTGGCGCTTGTTATGGCCAATTACCCGAACCGCGACGGACGTCTCGGCAATGGCGTCGGACTGGATACGCCAGCCGGCACGATCGAGGTCATGCGCGCCATGCGCGACGCGGGTTATGACATTGCCGATCTACCCGCCGATGGTGATGCGCTGATGCAGGCGCTGATGGCAGGCCCGACGAACGCTGCGAACGACGGACGGGTCATTCGCGAACGTCTTTCCATCAGCGATTACATAAAGTTCTTCGATGATCTTCCCAAAGAAGTTCAGGAGCGCGTAACCGCGCGCTGGGGTGCCCCGGAAGCCGATCCCTTTCACCTGGAAGGTGCCTTTGCGCTGCCGCTGATGCGCTTCGGCAAGCTCATGATCGGCATCCAGCCGGCGCGTGGCTACAACATCGATCCCAAGGAAACCTACCATTCCCCCGACCTCGTGCCGCCGCATGGCTATCTCGCCTTCTACGCCTTCCTGAGACGGGAATTCGGCGCTCAGGCGCTCATCCACATGGGAAAACACGGCAATCTCGAATGGCTGCCGGGCAAGGCCCTGGCGCTGTCGGAAACCTGTTTCCCCGAAGCCGTCTTCGGCCCATTGCCGCATCTCTATCCCTTCATCGTCAACGATCCCGGCGAGGGCACGCAGGCCAAGCGCCGCAGCTCCGCCGTCATTATCGACCACCTGACGCCACCGCTGACGCGTGCCGAGAGTTATGGGCCGCTGAAGGATCTTGAGGCGCTGGTCGACGAATACTACGAAGCCTCGGGCGGCGATCCACGCCGTCTGGTGCTGCTGAAGAAGCAGATCCTGGAGTTGATCGCCGATATCGGCCTCGACCAGGACGCCGGCATCGCCAAGGGCGAGGCAGACGAGACGGCACTGGAAAAGCTCGACGCGTATCTATGTGACCTCAAGGAAATGCAGATCCGTGACGGGCTGCACATCTTCGGGCTCGCACCCGAAGGGCGGCTGTTGACCGATCTTGTCGTCGCGCTGGCCCGGGTGCCGCGTGGGCAGGGTAATGGCGGCGATGCCAGCCTGCAGCGGGCGATCGCAGGGGATCTGCTGAAGACCGAAGGCTTCGATCCCCTCGACTGCGTCATGTCCGCCCCTTGGGCAGGCCCCACGCCCGCGATCCTCGCCGATCTCACCGAAGCCCCCTGGCGTACCCACGGCGACACCGTGGAACGGATCGAGTTGCTAGCTGCGCAGTTGGTCGCCGGAGAGATCGCCTGCCCAGATGACTGGCCGTGCACCCGCGCCGTCCTCGCCGAGATCGAGACCCGCCTGAAACCCGCCGTCGTCTCCTCCGGCCCCGCCGAGATCAATGGCCTGCTCAAGGGCCTCGCCGGCCAATTCGTTTCCCCTGGCCCCTCAGGCGCGCCAACGCGCGGTCGACCGGACGTGCTGCCGACGGGCCGCAACTTCTACTCTGTCGACAGCCGCGCCGTGCCGACGCCGGCGGCCTATGAACTTGGCAAGAAATCCGCCGAGCTCCTGATCCAGCGTTACGTGCAGGATCACGGCGAATGGCCTGTTTCCTTCGGCATAACCGCCTGGGGCACGTCTAACATGCGCACCGGCGGCGATGACATCGCGCAGGCCCTGGCGCTCATCGGTGTCAAGCCGCTCTGGGACATGGCCTCGCGGCGCGTTACCGGCTTCGAGGTGATCCCGATCGCGATGCTGGGACGGCCGCGAGTCGATGTGACGCTCCGCATCTCCGGTTTCTTCCGCGATGCCTTCCCCGAGCAGATCGCGCTTTTCGACAAGGCGGTGCGTGCGGTGGCCAGCCTCGACGAGGACGAGGGTGACAACCCGATTGCAGCACGGGTCAGGGCCGAAACTGAGGTACTGATCGCCGAAGGGCTGGACGAAAAGCAGGCCGCCCGCCGTGCCGGCTATCGGGTCTTCGGTTCCAAACCGGGCGCCTATGGGGCTGGCCTGCAGGCATTGATGGACGAGAAGGGCTGGAATGACCGTGCCGACCTCGCCGAGAGTTATCTCGTCTGGGGCGGTTATGCCTATGGCGCGGGCGAGGAGGGCAAGGCGGAACGCGGTCTGTTCGAGGAACGCCTGCGCTCGGTCCAGGCCGTGGTACAGAACCAGGACAACCGCGAGCACGACCTGCTCGATAGCGACGACTACTACCAGTTCGAGGGCGGCATGACGGCAGCGATCGAGCATGTCGCGGGTGTGAGGCCCAAGGTCTATCACAATGACCATTCGCGGCCGGAAAAGCCTGTCATCCGCAGCCTCGAGGAAGAGATCGGCCGTGTCGTGCGTGCCCGTGTCGTCAACCCGAAATGGATCGAGGGCGTCATGCGCCACGGCTACAAGGGCGCCTTCGAGATGACCGCGACCGTCGACTATATGTTCGCCTTTGCGGCCACGACGGGCGCCGTCCGTGACCACCATTTCGAGGCCGTCTACCAAGCGTTCATCCTCGATGAGCGGGTGCGCGATTTCATGGCCGACAAGAATGCTCCGGCACAAAGAGAGCTGGCGGATCGCCTGATCGAGGCAATCGAGCGCGGCTTGTGGACGCCGAAGAGCAACTCAGCCAAATTCACCTTGAGCGAACTTGCCGAGGGAGAGTTGCATGTCTGA